The following DNA comes from Mycobacteroides immunogenum.
GAGCTGAGTGAACTCGGGCTGCCGATCCGCGCGGAAATCCTCGTCGCGGTAGCAGCGCGCGATCTGGTAGTACCGCTCCATGCCGGCGACCATGAGCAGCTGCTTGAACAGCTGCGGGCTCTGCGGCAGCGCGTAGAAACTGCCCGGCTGCAAACGCGCCGGGACCAGGAAGTCGCGCGCACCCTCAGGTGTCGAGCGGGTCAGCGTCGGGGTCTCCACCTCGACGAAATCGTGGCGCGACAGCACACTGCGTGCGGCCGCGTTCGCCTTGGAGCGCAACCTGATCGCGCTGCCGGGTCCTTCGCGGCGCAGGTCGAGGTAGCGATACTTCAAACGCGCTTCTTCACCCGCGGTCTCGTCGAGCTGGAACGGCAGCGGCGCGCTCTCGTTGAGCACCGTGAGTTCGGCGGCATTCACTTCGATCTGGCCGGTAGGGATTTCCGCGTTGGCGTTGCCCTCGGGCCTGACTTCGACCACACCGGTGACCTCGACGCAGAACTCCGCGCGCAGCCGGTGGGCCTGCTCCAGCACAGTGTCATCACGGAACACCACCTGGGCGACACCGGAGGCATCACGCAGGTCGATGAAAATGACGCCGCCGTGGTCGCGCCGGCGTGCCACCCAGCCGGCAAGCGTCACTCGCTGCCCGGCGTTCGACTCCCGCAACGAACCGGCGTCATGAGTGCGCAGCACGAAAGATCCCTTCGAAAAGTCAGTGTTGAGACATTTGAGCCTAGCGGTCCGTATTTTCCCGCCGACGAGTGCGAGCGTCACGCGATTTTCGGGCCACCTTTCCGCGCCAGGCTCGCACTCGACGGAGGCGGCTCAGTGCACCTGGGCCCAGGCGATACGGCGGACCGAGTCGGGGTCCTCGATGGTGACGTCCGAACGCGATCGGATGATCCGCGTCTGCCGGCCGTCAGCGCCATAGGTCGGCCAGTCCCGCGGTCCGTCGCCGGTGGCGAAATCCAGCCAGGCCCGTTGCATGCGGCGCCCCACCGAGGGCATCATCCGCGCACCCAGCGGACTGAGCAGCATGCCCACGAACGATCCATAGCTGTGGTGCACGTGCACGATCTCACTGCCATGGGTCGCGCCCAAGCCGAGTAGCCGCAGTCCCCACGCGGTGTGGTCGAAGCGGTACATGTAGGTGTCCACGAAGGCACTGTAGGCATCGGCAAAGGCCCACATGGGTGCGGCGAACATCGCGTCGGAGCCCACCGCGACAAGTGCCTGTCGGCTGGGATAACCGGGATAGGCGGCGATGATCGCGTCCTGATACTCCGGGCCGATCCGATTGAAATACCCGTTCACGGTGGGCTCGGTGGTGGGCAGCATTGGCGGCTTCACGCGGGCGAACATCGACGCCTCGTGACTGTTGGACCCGATGATGAGCGGCACCTGATGCACCTCGCCACGCCGGGCCGCCTCGATCGGGTGATGCGGCAGCAGCTCGGTGCCGTGCGCGAGTCCGTATCCGAGGACCGGAGTTTCTGTGGCGCTCTCAATCTGGAGCTTGGCCGCGCCACGGCGCAGCTCACGTTGGGGCAGCACCTTGAGCCTGCTGGGATCGGTGACGTCCAGCAGCTCCAGGTATCGATGCGCACGCTTATCGCGCAGTGCCTTGTCGGCGATCAGCGGCAGTGCCGGGCTCTGGGCGATGGCACGGCCGAACAATCCCTCCGCCGCCGGGCTGGCCAGCAACGCCAGCACCGATGTCCCCCCGGCCGACTCGCCGAAAATCGTCACGCTGTCCGGATCGCCGCCGAACGCCGCGATGTTGTCGCGTACCCATGTCAACGCCGCGATCTGATCGCGCAACGCCAGATTGTCATCGAAGCCATCCCCGAGCGCACTGAGCTCCAGCCCGCCCAGGGCTCCGATGCGGTAGGTGACGTTCACGACGACGACGTTGCCGTTGGCGGCCAGCCGCGCACCGCTGTACAACTCCAGCTGCCCGGCACCGAACACGAATGCACCGCCGGGAATCCACACCATGACGGGCAGGCTGGCGTGCACGTCCGGTGACCACACGGTGACGGTCAGGCATTCTTCGCCGCGGATCTTGGGATCGTCACGGCCGGCACCCACGAAC
Coding sequences within:
- a CDS encoding carboxylesterase/lipase family protein → MSPPILSGGVDVSVAPARITIRDVAVDVAVPTVVRTPLGELRGTTEGGVSVWRGVPYAQQPVEQLRFLAPVPLLPWDGVRDAIEHAPLPPQGKSFVGAGRDDPKIRGEECLTVTVWSPDVHASLPVMVWIPGGAFVFGAGQLELYSGARLAANGNVVVVNVTYRIGALGGLELSALGDGFDDNLALRDQIAALTWVRDNIAAFGGDPDSVTIFGESAGGTSVLALLASPAAEGLFGRAIAQSPALPLIADKALRDKRAHRYLELLDVTDPSRLKVLPQRELRRGAAKLQIESATETPVLGYGLAHGTELLPHHPIEAARRGEVHQVPLIIGSNSHEASMFARVKPPMLPTTEPTVNGYFNRIGPEYQDAIIAAYPGYPSRQALVAVGSDAMFAAPMWAFADAYSAFVDTYMYRFDHTAWGLRLLGLGATHGSEIVHVHHSYGSFVGMLLSPLGARMMPSVGRRMQRAWLDFATGDGPRDWPTYGADGRQTRIIRSRSDVTIEDPDSVRRIAWAQVH